From Coccinella septempunctata chromosome 4, icCocSept1.1, whole genome shotgun sequence, a single genomic window includes:
- the LOC123311074 gene encoding uncharacterized protein LOC123311074: MMKHVQLSPYRSRADTVSLSSTTSYGSLSPEPLGSRSSSYSSLNESTNNLQTTIKIYARCLRSDIEYKTLSITFQSTCKEVVGMLLGKYKMKHRDPKLFYLSMEVTVRKAGVRTILALDDEARPAALQLCHPKGDSKFSLQTRRGGLVKIYDSVLNSNSQYKSLLVSAKTSSDELIALLLNCYNSKERVEQFSIYEVNTEKEQQRKLHPDDRPLQVQQTWIPNQKCHFLLRRNPDYLPLSRRKIFWITDPPVPNKMVQSTPHLLQLSKPQAVLAAERKSEEKPKSTNSSPKHREYYLTQNKDLKIFGSSNALTSRNGTPSYADYENYFYI; this comes from the exons ATGATGAAACATGTGCAGCTTTCTCCTTACAGGAGTAGAGCGGATACAGTTTCCCTGAGTTCGACGACTTCTTATGGAAGTTTAAGTCCAGAACCCCTAGGAAGCAGATCTTCAAGTTACTCCTCGCTCAACGAATCCACAAACAACCTACAG ACAACCATCAAAATATACGCAAGGTGCTTGAGGTCAGACATTGAGTACAAAACTTTATCCATAACCTTCCAAAGCACTTGTAAGGAAGTCGTTGGGATGCTGCTAGGCAAATACAAGATGAAACACAGAGATCCAAAATTGTTCTACTTGAGTATGGAGGTGACAGTGAGAAAAGCTGGCGTCAGGACAATCTTGGCACTTGATGATGAAGCTAGACCTGCTGCTCTACAACTATGCCATCCTAAGGGAGACTCAAA ATTTTCTCTACAAACCAGAAGAGGTGGTTTGGTGAAAATATACGACTCAGTGTTGAACAGCAATTCTCAATATAAAAGTCTGTTGGTCAGCGCTAAAACTTCCTCGGACGAACTGATAGCTCTACTGCTGAATTGTTATAACAGTAAAGAAAGGGTTGAGCAGTTCTCCATCTACGAAGTCAACACGGAGAAGGAACAACAAAGGAAACTGCATCCGGATGACAGACCTCTTCAGGTTCAGCAGACGTGGATACCAAATCAGAAATGTCATTTTCTCCTTCGCAGAAATCCAGATTATTTGCCACTATCCAGGAGAAAA attttttggaTAACGGATCCTCCAGTGCCTAATAAAATGGTCCAATCAACGCCACATCTCTTGCAACTGTCCAAACCCCAAGCAGTCTTAGCAGCTGAAAGGAAGTCAGAGGAGAAACCAAAATCTACAAATTCCAGTCCGAAACATAGGGAATACTATTTAACGCAAAACAAAGACTTGAAGATTTTCGGTAGTAGCAACGCCTTGACGAGTAGAAATGGTACTCCTTCCTATGCCGACTacgaaaattatttttacatatAG